The following are encoded in a window of Flavobacterium sp. WC2421 genomic DNA:
- a CDS encoding YdiU family protein — translation MNLKINNRFSTELPADTDETNVPRQVHKACFSYVTPKIPSKPQLIHFTEEVLDLIGISKEEAQSTVFTNVFSGKEILPNTRPYSMSYAGHQFGNWAGQLGDGRAIILAEIENNQQKTYTLQLKGAGMTPYSRRADGLAVLRSSIREHLCSEAMFHLGIPTTRSLSLILTGDQVLRDVMYDGHPEYEKGAIVCRVATSFIRFGNFELFSSQNDLKTLKLLADFTIKYYFPEIKGTPKESYIQFFNEVANKTREMVLQWQRVGFVHGVMNTDNMSILGLTIDYGPYGWLEDYNPNWTPNTTDRENRRYRFGNQPHIALWNLYQLANALFPLIEEAAPLETILHDYQSLYEADYADMMRNKLGLVTQKENDNQLLHILTENLQLTETDMTIFFRKLSQIKKEESVENAFSVITDSFYTTDAITSQIKDSWLYWFTQYLNRLQQEDTTDADRQLSMDKVNPKYVLRNYMAQVAIEAAEKEDYSILEELHVLLKNPYLEQEKFEKWFAKRPDWAREKIGSSMLSCSS, via the coding sequence ATGAATTTAAAAATCAACAATAGGTTTAGTACAGAATTACCAGCAGATACTGATGAAACAAATGTACCACGCCAAGTGCACAAGGCTTGTTTTTCCTATGTTACTCCAAAAATCCCATCCAAACCTCAACTCATTCATTTTACGGAAGAAGTTTTGGATTTGATTGGAATTTCTAAAGAGGAAGCACAGTCTACTGTCTTTACCAATGTGTTTTCTGGAAAAGAAATACTTCCCAATACTCGCCCCTATTCTATGAGTTATGCAGGACATCAATTTGGCAATTGGGCTGGACAATTAGGTGATGGGAGAGCTATTATTCTTGCCGAAATAGAAAACAATCAACAAAAAACATATACCTTACAGCTAAAAGGAGCAGGAATGACGCCTTATTCCCGTAGAGCTGATGGGCTGGCCGTCTTACGTTCTTCTATTAGAGAGCATTTATGCAGTGAAGCCATGTTTCATCTGGGCATTCCTACTACCCGCTCGCTATCTTTAATTCTTACAGGAGACCAAGTTTTACGTGACGTGATGTACGATGGTCATCCTGAGTATGAAAAAGGAGCCATAGTTTGTCGCGTTGCCACTTCGTTTATTCGTTTTGGGAATTTCGAACTTTTCTCTTCCCAAAATGACTTGAAAACCTTAAAATTATTGGCTGATTTTACTATCAAATATTATTTTCCTGAAATAAAAGGAACTCCCAAAGAAAGCTACATCCAATTTTTTAATGAAGTGGCTAATAAAACCCGCGAAATGGTGTTACAATGGCAACGTGTGGGCTTTGTACATGGCGTGATGAATACCGATAACATGTCCATTTTAGGACTTACTATAGATTATGGACCTTACGGTTGGCTTGAAGATTACAATCCAAATTGGACTCCTAATACGACCGATCGTGAAAACCGCAGATACCGTTTTGGGAATCAACCTCACATTGCCCTTTGGAATTTATACCAACTCGCCAATGCATTATTTCCTTTGATTGAAGAAGCTGCTCCATTAGAAACCATTTTACATGATTATCAGTCCCTATATGAAGCGGATTATGCCGATATGATGCGAAACAAATTAGGATTGGTTACCCAAAAAGAAAATGACAATCAACTCCTACATATTTTAACCGAAAATCTTCAACTGACAGAAACGGACATGACTATTTTCTTTCGAAAATTAAGTCAGATAAAGAAAGAGGAATCCGTTGAAAATGCATTTTCAGTGATTACTGACTCATTCTACACTACCGACGCAATTACTTCCCAAATAAAAGACTCTTGGTTGTATTGGTTTACCCAATATTTAAATCGTTTGCAACAGGAAGACACAACTGATGCCGATCGTCAACTAAGTATGGATAAAGTAAACCCAAAATATGTGCTGCGTAATTATATGGCTCAAGTAGCAATTGAAGCGGCAGAAAAAGAGGATTATTCGATACTAGAAGAATTGCATGTTCTATTGAAAAACCCCTATTTAGAACAAGAAAAATTTGAAAAATGGTTTGCCAAAAGACCCGATTGGGCCAGAGAAAAAATTGGAAGCTCTATGTTGTCTTGCAGTTCATAA
- a CDS encoding DUF4369 domain-containing protein, producing MKKIILLLSAAVVLISCSKVGKDEYIISGTAKGIENGKTIILETQNDMGMVAIDTVKVENGKFEIKGKITEPAFHTLQLESATSKIPFILESGEISIVIDKDSIQKSKVSGTYNNDEYVKFNEEIKVVQKKLMDFQTKNMQAMNTAQQTKDTAVINSLMKQFSEIQQEVGEASKAKYVTYAESHPKSFISALIIQGMANDPSVDSKKTEAIYNSFDASLKNTKPGKAIKTRLDQMKAPAAGATAPTAGDAR from the coding sequence ATGAAAAAAATAATTTTATTACTTTCTGCTGCTGTTGTTTTAATTTCTTGCAGCAAAGTTGGAAAAGACGAATACATCATTTCTGGTACTGCAAAAGGTATTGAAAATGGAAAAACAATTATCCTTGAGACACAAAACGATATGGGAATGGTTGCTATTGATACTGTAAAGGTTGAAAATGGTAAATTTGAAATTAAAGGAAAAATTACTGAACCAGCATTTCATACATTACAATTAGAATCTGCTACAAGTAAAATTCCTTTTATACTAGAATCTGGAGAAATCTCTATTGTTATCGATAAAGACAGTATTCAAAAATCAAAAGTATCAGGTACTTATAACAATGATGAGTATGTAAAATTTAATGAGGAAATAAAAGTAGTTCAAAAGAAACTTATGGATTTCCAAACTAAAAACATGCAAGCAATGAATACAGCACAACAAACTAAGGATACTGCTGTAATCAATTCATTAATGAAACAGTTTTCAGAAATACAACAAGAAGTTGGAGAAGCGTCTAAAGCTAAGTATGTAACTTATGCAGAATCTCATCCAAAATCGTTCATAAGTGCCTTAATTATTCAAGGTATGGCTAACGATCCAAGTGTTGATTCTAAAAAAACAGAAGCAATTTATAATAGCTTCGATGCATCATTAAAAAACACTAAACCAGGTAAAGCAATAAAAACTAGACTTGATCAAATGAAAGCGCCTGCTGCTGGAGCCACTGCCCCAACTGCTGGTGACGCTAGATGA
- a CDS encoding TlpA family protein disulfide reductase — MSLKESLGKVTIVDFWASWCGPCRKENPNVVAIYKELHSKGLNIVGVSLDKDAAKWKEAIAKDKLTWTQVSNLKFWDEPIAAQYKVEAIPATFILDASGNIVAKDLRGDELRAKIIELLAK; from the coding sequence ATTTCTCTTAAAGAAAGTTTAGGAAAAGTAACAATCGTTGATTTTTGGGCCTCATGGTGTGGTCCGTGTCGAAAAGAAAATCCAAATGTTGTAGCTATATACAAAGAGTTACATTCAAAAGGACTTAACATCGTAGGTGTCTCTTTAGATAAAGACGCAGCAAAATGGAAAGAAGCTATTGCTAAAGATAAATTAACTTGGACACAAGTATCCAATTTAAAATTTTGGGATGAACCAATAGCTGCTCAATATAAAGTAGAAGCTATTCCAGCCACTTTCATACTTGATGCATCAGGTAATATAGTTGCAAAAGACTTAAGAGGCGATGAACTTAGAGCAAAAATTATTGAACTTTTGGCTAAATAA
- a CDS encoding SIMPL domain-containing protein, whose translation MKKSLLILSMLFMTMSYAQEVKQIPQISVTGEGEIKVVPDQATISATVETKGNNAKEVKKQNDEQIESVLKLIKKMNLAPADYKTQRVALNPQYDYEKKKTTYNATQTIEIIVRDLSKYDELMEGLVNQGINRIDNVVFQSSNIAKYQSEARKLAMKDAKMKAEDYVSVLGQKVGRAMTISDNSQNYNPQPVYARMMKTEMSDMGAPRETLAVGEIKITANVSVSFILE comes from the coding sequence ATGAAAAAATCATTATTAATTCTTTCGATGTTGTTTATGACAATGTCATACGCTCAAGAAGTAAAACAAATTCCTCAAATAAGTGTAACTGGAGAGGGGGAGATTAAAGTAGTACCAGATCAAGCAACTATTTCGGCTACGGTTGAAACTAAAGGGAATAATGCTAAAGAAGTAAAAAAACAAAATGACGAACAGATTGAATCTGTTTTGAAATTGATAAAAAAGATGAATTTAGCTCCTGCTGATTATAAGACGCAACGTGTTGCTTTAAATCCACAATATGATTACGAAAAAAAGAAAACGACTTACAATGCTACTCAAACAATTGAAATCATAGTGCGTGATCTTTCTAAATATGATGAATTGATGGAGGGTTTAGTTAACCAAGGGATAAATAGAATTGACAATGTAGTTTTTCAGTCTTCAAACATAGCAAAATACCAATCAGAAGCTAGAAAATTAGCAATGAAGGATGCGAAGATGAAAGCAGAGGATTATGTGTCTGTTTTAGGACAAAAAGTAGGCCGTGCAATGACAATATCCGACAATTCACAAAATTACAATCCGCAGCCAGTCTATGCGAGAATGATGAAAACGGAGATGAGTGATATGGGTGCGCCTAGAGAAACACTAGCAGTAGGTGAAATTAAAATAACGGCTAACGTAAGTGTAAGTTTTATTTTGGAATAA
- a CDS encoding response regulator, whose translation MKTRKIWVIDDDIIYKTIMKKIILKSEIFTSTVTFSNGKEAIDALKKAIESNDDLPEIILLDIEMPVMDGWGFMSEMAILKSKLQSKIMIYISSSSIAVDDKLKAKNNSDIQGYMSKPISLNDLKLIASSD comes from the coding sequence ATGAAAACAAGAAAAATCTGGGTAATTGATGATGATATAATTTATAAAACCATCATGAAAAAAATTATCCTTAAATCCGAAATTTTCACTTCAACTGTTACTTTTTCAAATGGAAAAGAAGCTATAGATGCTTTAAAAAAAGCAATAGAAAGTAATGATGACCTACCCGAAATTATTCTTCTTGACATTGAAATGCCAGTTATGGACGGATGGGGTTTTATGAGTGAAATGGCCATTCTAAAATCAAAACTTCAATCTAAAATAATGATTTATATTTCAAGCTCATCCATTGCTGTTGATGATAAATTAAAAGCTAAAAACAATAGTGATATCCAAGGCTATATGTCAAAACCAATCAGCCTAAATGATTTAAAATTAATAGCTTCATCAGATTAG
- a CDS encoding PAS domain S-box protein, whose amino-acid sequence MDNTLKVLRQNIEQSLKNCYTTTLTLALTINDDGIPEDFNSIGQRLIESNNSIEAVQLVPNGIIRYIYPMKDNEAAMGLNILKSAYLKKEALKSILNQKMYFAGPLELRQGGQGIVGRLPVYIKNKFWGFSAVIIKLDKLLKTSGINAIDKTKYYFQISKRNPITQKDVYFLPQKIKLSENSFVTNTIPDGDWKLYLIDTKSTNALTSFIVSIILSFILALTFGFLTLLLLKKPAELQVLVDKQASNLIDNEIKFKTIFDQAAIGISNVDPITGTFLEINNQFCKLLGYTQKEMKEKNYQSITHPDDLKDDIATVKKINNGTINDYTVEKRYLTKKGDVIWVNLSVTPLWKKNEKPTSNIVIIEDITQKKEAEQLIKQSQIRFKSLFDDSPLPLWEQDYSHVKKYLQELNLINESKENISSYLKQHPEVIKKCFSLVHIIDVNNECLIQYDPKTKSELLNNFDIIFSDVAIPSFTNHIIAICRNENSLIMDAKIKNPKGEIRDVNFIYSVMKGYEDTLERVIISTEDITERKKQEKIILNSQIRIESLINTIDGIVWECDAQTFQFTFISKKVENILGYTTEEWLSSPTFWADHIYTEDKEEVVKYCSNQTNLMLDHDFEYRMIAKNGNIVWLRDIVNVITKNNKAVSLRGIMIDVTKTKEIEKDLNSSFFLVSEQNKRLLNFSYIVSHNLRSHTSNITSLTGLIETAESDEEREQMVQLLKTVSNSLNETLFNLNEVVNIQTNIGLVSEKINLKKYIDNTFNILAEQIKIKGAHITSNVSDDIEINYNPAYLESILFNIISNAIRYSHKDREPKILINFLKENNLKVIEISDNGIGIDLEKNANKVFGMYKTFSDNPNAKGIGLFITKNQIEAMGGSITIESKPGVGTTFKIYIT is encoded by the coding sequence ATGGATAATACTCTTAAAGTATTACGACAAAACATAGAACAATCTCTAAAAAACTGTTATACAACTACACTCACACTAGCACTTACTATTAATGATGATGGAATTCCTGAAGATTTTAATTCCATTGGTCAACGTTTAATAGAATCCAATAATAGTATCGAAGCTGTACAATTAGTACCAAATGGAATTATTAGGTATATCTACCCAATGAAAGATAATGAAGCTGCTATGGGGTTGAATATTTTGAAGTCAGCATATCTTAAGAAAGAAGCCTTAAAATCCATCTTAAATCAAAAAATGTACTTTGCAGGACCTCTTGAATTAAGGCAGGGGGGACAAGGAATTGTGGGCAGGCTTCCTGTGTACATAAAAAACAAATTTTGGGGATTTTCGGCAGTCATTATTAAATTAGACAAACTTTTAAAAACTTCTGGTATAAATGCTATTGATAAAACTAAATATTATTTTCAAATCTCTAAGAGAAATCCAATTACTCAAAAAGATGTTTATTTTTTACCTCAAAAAATAAAATTATCAGAAAATAGTTTCGTAACCAATACAATTCCTGATGGGGACTGGAAATTATATCTAATTGATACAAAATCAACGAATGCGCTAACCTCTTTTATTGTATCAATTATTTTAAGCTTCATCTTGGCACTAACCTTTGGTTTTTTAACTCTTCTATTGTTGAAAAAACCAGCTGAGTTACAAGTCTTAGTGGATAAACAAGCATCTAATTTAATTGATAACGAAATTAAATTCAAGACTATTTTTGATCAAGCCGCAATTGGTATCTCTAATGTTGATCCCATCACAGGTACATTTTTGGAAATAAACAATCAATTTTGTAAACTTTTGGGATATACTCAAAAAGAGATGAAAGAAAAGAACTATCAATCTATTACACATCCAGATGATTTAAAAGATGACATTGCTACCGTAAAGAAAATTAATAACGGAACGATCAATGACTATACCGTAGAAAAAAGGTATCTAACCAAAAAGGGAGATGTTATTTGGGTCAATTTATCTGTAACTCCACTTTGGAAAAAAAACGAAAAACCCACTAGCAACATTGTAATTATTGAAGATATTACACAAAAAAAAGAAGCGGAACAACTTATTAAACAAAGCCAAATTAGATTTAAAAGTCTTTTTGATGATTCTCCTCTTCCATTGTGGGAACAAGATTATTCACATGTAAAAAAATATCTGCAAGAATTAAATCTAATCAATGAATCCAAGGAAAATATTAGTTCATATTTAAAACAACATCCTGAAGTAATTAAAAAATGTTTTTCTTTAGTTCATATTATTGATGTAAATAATGAATGTTTAATACAATATGATCCCAAAACTAAATCGGAACTATTAAATAATTTTGACATTATTTTTAGTGATGTAGCAATCCCCTCATTCACAAATCATATCATCGCAATTTGCAGAAATGAAAATAGTTTAATAATGGATGCTAAAATAAAAAATCCAAAAGGGGAAATAAGAGATGTCAATTTTATTTATAGTGTAATGAAGGGGTATGAAGATACTTTAGAGCGAGTCATAATTTCAACTGAGGACATTACCGAACGAAAAAAACAGGAAAAAATAATCCTCAATTCGCAAATAAGAATCGAATCTTTAATCAATACTATTGATGGAATCGTTTGGGAATGCGATGCACAAACATTCCAATTTACATTTATTAGTAAAAAGGTAGAAAATATTTTGGGATATACTACTGAAGAATGGTTATCAAGTCCTACTTTTTGGGCAGATCATATTTATACTGAAGACAAAGAAGAAGTAGTAAAATATTGTTCAAACCAAACTAATTTAATGCTAGACCATGATTTTGAATATCGAATGATTGCCAAAAATGGCAATATCGTTTGGTTGAGAGATATTGTTAACGTAATAACAAAAAATAATAAAGCAGTCAGTTTAAGAGGAATTATGATTGATGTTACTAAAACTAAGGAAATCGAAAAAGATCTAAACAGTTCCTTTTTTTTAGTTTCGGAACAAAATAAAAGATTGCTGAATTTTTCCTATATAGTGTCACATAATTTAAGATCGCATACCAGTAATATTACATCACTGACAGGGCTTATTGAAACTGCGGAATCTGATGAAGAGAGAGAACAAATGGTTCAATTATTAAAAACTGTATCTAATTCCCTTAATGAGACTTTATTTAACTTAAATGAAGTTGTAAATATCCAAACTAATATTGGGTTAGTTTCTGAAAAAATAAATTTAAAAAAGTACATAGACAATACTTTCAATATCCTTGCAGAACAAATCAAAATAAAAGGGGCGCATATCACTTCTAATGTTAGTGACGATATTGAAATTAATTATAACCCAGCTTATCTAGAAAGTATTCTTTTTAATATAATATCAAATGCCATCAGGTACAGTCACAAGGATCGAGAACCAAAAATTTTAATAAATTTTCTAAAAGAGAATAACCTTAAAGTAATTGAAATTTCAGACAATGGAATTGGAATTGATTTGGAGAAAAATGCAAACAAAGTTTTTGGTATGTATAAAACATTTAGTGATAATCCTAATGCTAAAGGTATTGGGTTATTTATTACTAAAAATCAAATTGAAGCCATGGGAGGAAGTATTACAATAGAAAGCAAACCTGGTGTAGGAACTACCTTTAAAATTTATATAACATGA
- a CDS encoding KTSC domain-containing protein, with protein sequence MKKIVEYRKLLNVDKTAELKDLKTIYRNAMKEAHPDKFQGDEAGLKAAEENSKKIIEAYHFLVSINPETTKINLPEYTETISTSTITDYKFVEGRLIINFSNGSVYEYISVPKATYVKMVNADSPGRFAKRHILNSFTWRKTINQD encoded by the coding sequence ATGAAAAAAATAGTTGAATACCGCAAGTTGCTAAATGTAGACAAAACTGCAGAATTAAAAGATTTAAAAACCATTTATCGCAACGCGATGAAAGAAGCACACCCTGATAAATTTCAAGGAGATGAAGCTGGTTTAAAAGCTGCAGAAGAAAATAGTAAGAAAATTATTGAAGCATATCACTTTTTGGTAAGCATCAATCCAGAAACTACTAAAATAAACTTACCAGAATACACCGAAACAATATCAACATCAACAATTACTGATTATAAATTTGTTGAAGGAAGATTGATCATTAATTTTTCAAATGGTAGTGTTTACGAATACATTAGTGTTCCTAAAGCTACTTATGTAAAAATGGTAAATGCTGACTCTCCTGGAAGATTCGCAAAAAGACACATCCTTAATTCTTTTACTTGGAGAAAAACAATTAACCAAGATTAA
- a CDS encoding lysophospholipid acyltransferase family protein: MQFLIFIIAYPLLWLLSILPFRIFYLLSDAIYFLIYYIIGYRKKTVRENLAMALPNLSDEERLVIEKKSYRHMCDMFMEMIKTMTISSKEMNKRFVITNLEVIKEYEAKEKSIMLLVSHYASWEWLITLNQKISYKGVGVYKKINNKYFDKLIRDIRSKYNTELVVSNKTIPLIADNNRKNILSIYGIPSDQSPAANRIFHWDKFMGIEVPVHTGAEMLAKKYDLNVIYVKVKKVKRGYYEATLIPLSDNAKSIPDFGITHDYLQEVEKQIHEAPEFYFWTHRRWKHRRKDINA; this comes from the coding sequence ATGCAATTTCTCATTTTTATTATAGCTTATCCCCTACTTTGGTTACTGTCTATTCTTCCTTTTCGCATTTTTTATTTATTATCAGATGCTATTTACTTTTTAATCTATTATATAATAGGCTATCGTAAAAAAACAGTACGAGAGAATCTAGCTATGGCCCTACCCAATCTTAGCGATGAGGAACGTCTTGTGATCGAAAAAAAATCATACCGCCATATGTGTGATATGTTCATGGAAATGATCAAGACCATGACCATTTCATCCAAAGAAATGAATAAACGATTTGTTATCACAAATTTGGAAGTTATTAAAGAATATGAGGCAAAAGAAAAAAGCATCATGTTATTAGTATCACATTACGCCAGTTGGGAATGGCTTATCACTCTTAATCAAAAAATAAGCTATAAAGGTGTAGGAGTTTATAAAAAAATAAATAATAAATATTTTGACAAACTCATTAGAGACATTCGATCAAAATACAATACCGAATTAGTTGTCTCAAATAAAACAATACCATTGATTGCGGACAATAATCGAAAAAACATTCTTTCCATATATGGCATACCAAGTGACCAATCGCCCGCAGCAAACAGAATATTTCATTGGGATAAATTCATGGGCATAGAAGTTCCTGTGCATACTGGAGCCGAAATGTTAGCCAAAAAATATGATTTAAATGTCATTTATGTAAAAGTAAAAAAAGTAAAAAGAGGGTATTATGAAGCCACATTAATTCCTCTAAGTGACAATGCAAAGTCAATTCCAGATTTTGGAATTACACACGACTATTTACAGGAAGTTGAAAAACAAATTCACGAAGCTCCTGAGTTTTATTTCTGGACACATCGAAGATGGAAACACAGACGAAAAGACATAAATGCCTAA
- a CDS encoding YchJ family protein: MKLNCYCCSSLSYEECCEPYLKEIKTAETAVVLMRSRYSAYATQHADYLVATTHSSTRKLHSKSAILDWSQSNQWIKLEVLNATATTVEFKAYFLDSDHQMQIHHEFSAFKEENGKWFYVDGTFH, encoded by the coding sequence ATGAAATTAAATTGTTATTGTTGTTCTTCACTTTCGTATGAGGAATGTTGTGAACCTTATTTAAAAGAGATTAAAACAGCAGAAACAGCAGTTGTTCTAATGCGTTCACGTTACTCTGCTTATGCTACACAGCATGCAGATTATCTAGTAGCTACGACACATAGTTCCACTCGAAAACTTCATTCTAAAAGTGCTATTCTTGATTGGTCTCAAAGCAATCAATGGATAAAGTTGGAGGTTTTAAATGCAACAGCTACTACAGTTGAATTTAAAGCGTATTTTTTGGACAGCGATCACCAAATGCAAATTCATCATGAGTTTTCCGCGTTTAAAGAGGAAAACGGAAAATGGTTTTATGTAGATGGTACATTTCATTAA
- a CDS encoding rhomboid family intramembrane serine protease, with protein sequence MNTILIAIIVANALFSYKGFNDHTFFRKYEFHIGSIRSGEQIRLLSSAFLHADIGHLAFNMITLYFFAPVVIGYLGTFSFVIIYFGSLIFGSLLTILFHKNDYNYRAVGASGAVTGILYSAILLEPNMMLGIFFIIPIPAYIFGILYLLYSIYGMRAKNDNIGHTAHFGGAIGGFLITLITNPHLLIENTLMVVLLMIPIVILFAMAKMGKI encoded by the coding sequence ATGAATACCATTTTGATTGCAATAATCGTTGCAAATGCATTGTTTAGTTATAAAGGGTTTAATGATCATACATTTTTCAGAAAATACGAATTCCACATAGGAAGTATTAGATCAGGAGAACAAATAAGATTACTTTCGTCTGCTTTCCTTCATGCTGATATAGGGCATTTGGCTTTCAATATGATTACGCTTTACTTTTTTGCACCAGTTGTAATTGGTTATTTAGGAACCTTTTCATTTGTAATCATCTATTTTGGTAGTTTAATTTTTGGTAGTTTATTGACTATTCTTTTTCATAAAAATGATTATAATTATAGGGCTGTGGGAGCATCTGGCGCTGTTACTGGAATTTTATATTCGGCTATATTACTGGAGCCTAATATGATGTTAGGAATCTTTTTTATCATTCCTATCCCAGCATATATTTTTGGAATTTTATATTTGCTATATTCTATTTATGGTATGAGAGCTAAGAATGATAATATAGGTCATACGGCGCATTTTGGAGGCGCTATTGGGGGTTTTTTAATTACACTTATAACAAACCCTCATTTGCTTATAGAAAACACCTTAATGGTAGTGTTATTAATGATTCCTATAGTAATTCTTTTTGCCATGGCCAAAATGGGAAAAATTTAA